The genome window TGCCACAACGCTCTACGTCGGAAACCTGTATGTCGGCCTATAGACCGAGACATCGCCATGACTATAGCTCGTACTGATTCTCTAAAGTTCCTTTTACACAACAGAGGAGCAAATTCATGAGCTTTTCTCAAAGTCAGCAGACCCGCAGGCCCATCATGGTGCGAGGCCCAAAACTAACAGGCGCATATAGGTGCGGTGAAATCAAGCGCCTTGTAATGGGCCTGGACCGATACAACAAAACCCCCTGTGGCTTCTGCTTCGTGGAATACTATACCCATCAGGACGCCTTGGATTGCTTAAAGTATATCGGAGGCACCAAGCTTGACGAGAGAATTATCCGGACAGATCTTGACCCTGGCTTTGAGGAAGGACGTCAGTATGGGTAAGTGATGCGACATCTTTACCAGAAGCGAGAAGAATAGGAGTGTCTAACTTTcagcgaagacgaggaaAATCTGGTGGGCAGGTGCGCGACGAATACCGTGAAGAGTACGATCCTGGCCGCGGTGGTTATGGTCGGGCATACGCAGATGACCAGCGCAggcgggaagaagaagagtacGGCAAAGGTAGGTAAATTGGAAATGAATTGCCGTGGTCTATTGGCGCAGCCAAGGCGTTTGTACATCAACAAGGCCATCTCTATCATCCCAGTGAACTGCACTAGCTGTTCCAGGAAACGAAAATTCTACCAGATACCCACCAATCAACAATTCCGTGCTCAAAATTGCAAGTCTATGACTCTTTATATCccattcctcttccttaCCGACTCCTCCACCTGGCGCAACCACCAGGAATGTATTCTGGCATCACCAGTCAACTCGGGGTGAAAGCTTGTTCCGAACACATTACCCTGTTTGACTGCAACGATATCACCGGTCTCTTTCTCTGCATCGATATGTGTTCCCACGGCGGCTAGTTCAGCTGCTCGGCCGGAGAGACGTGCTAGTACTTCAACTTCGTCTGCCATCGCCGCTTTGGCCGCCTGATCCTGAGGCTGTCTCGAAGGCGCCACCACCGTCTCGTCCCTTTGGGTTTCGTCCACCTGGATACCTTGTTGATGAGGCAGAATTTTTTCCACCACGGGCGCCCGGATAAAGACTGCAGGGAAGGACTGCTCCGTGGGGCCCAAGAACGGC of Aspergillus fumigatus Af293 chromosome 2, whole genome shotgun sequence contains these proteins:
- a CDS encoding nuclear cap-binding protein subunit CBC2, yielding MSTLVHNTVERLDRPSAYYLAKVRLEIAFGFDQRKYSQDDSERAEDPIDKLKNATTLYVGNLSFYTTEEQIHELFSKCGEIKRLVMGLDRYNKTPCGFCFVEYYTHQDALDCLKYIGGTKLDERIIRTDLDPGFEEGRQYGRGKSGGQVRDEYREEYDPGRGGYGRAYADDQRRREEEEYGKGR